GGCAACTTCTATTTTGCCGAGATGAAGGCGCGCATCCAGGTTGAGCATCCGGTGACCGAAAAGGTCACGCAGGTTGACCTGGTGCGCGAGCAGATTCGGATTGCTGCCGGGGAACCGCTGGCATTTTGCCAGGGTGACATCAAGTTCCGCGGCTGGGCGATGGAGTGCCGCATCAATGCAGAAGACCCCTGGAGCAACTTTATGCCCAGCCCAGGCAGATTGGACCGGTTCCGCCTGCCGGGCGGCCCCAATGTGCGCGTGGATACCTACGCCTACAGTGGTTGTGACGTGCCGGTGCGCTATGACCCCATCCTGGCCAAGCTGATTGTGTGGGGCGAAACGCGGCCGGAGTGCATCAATCGCATGCGGCGTGCGCTGGAGGAATTCGCCATCCGGGGTGTGCATACGACGCTGCCGTTTCATCAGCGCATCCTGAATGATGCTGATTTCCTGGCCGGAAACTACACGACCGATTTTCTGGATCGCCCTCTATTGGAGGGCACGCCCGACATCGAACTGCGCGATATGGCAGTGGCCGCCGCGGTGGCCTTTATCAGTCGCAACCAGGCCGCGCGTCCGGTCACACAGGATCGTTTCCAGACCGGTTGGCACCGCAGCAGCCGGCGGCTGCCGAGTTAGGAGGTTGACCATGCATAAGATTGGCGTTACGATCGGCGGGCGCACCTACGAAATCCAAGTGGAGGCGGCTGTGCAGTCCAACACCGACTTGCGCGTGATCGTGGATGGCAAAACCATCCCCGTCAGCGTGCAGAGTCTGCGGGACCCGGAGAGCCTGGACTGGATTCTGGTGGGCAATCGGCCGTACGAAATTGTGTTAGACAGGGACTTGCAGTGGCTTGAGGTGTATGGTCGGCGTTACGGCGACCTGACCGTGAGCGACCTGGAGGCGGCCGTTGCGCGCCCCACCAGTCGCGACGGTCGCATCAAAGCACCCATCCCCGGCATCATCACACGCCTGCTGGTAGCGGTGGGCGACGAGGTGGAGGCCGGACAGTCGGTGGTGGTGTTAGAGGCGATGAAGATGGAAAACGAAATCAAGGCGCCGCGCAGCGGCATCGTGCGCAGGATCAACGTGAGCAGCGGCCAGGGTGTTACCTTGAACGAAGTGCTGGCTGAAATCGAGTAAGACAGACACCGGGTCTCTTGCAGAGACCCGGTGTCTTGGCGTGTTCACGCCCCGCGGTAACGATTTTCAATGGCCGTCACGCGCGCGATCTGGGTCAAATTCCATTCACTCACCGCCTCGCCCTCGACGATCGGGGTTGAAAACCAGGCATCGAGGATCTCTTTCGCCACGCCCACCGGCGTCGAGCGCAGGCTCAAAGTCAGGACATTCGCGTGGTTCCAAATCCGTGCCCCGCGCGCGGTCTCGGCGTCATGCACCAGGGCGGCGCGCACCCCCGGCACTTTGTTCGCCGCAATGCTGGCCCCAGTTCCTGTCCAGCAGAAAAGCACACCCTGGTCGGCCTGTCCACTGGCGACCGCGGCGGCCACATGGCTGCTGACAAGGGGCCAGTCGCCATCGGGATCATCTTCGGCCAACGGCCCAAACAGCAGCACCTCGTGCTCTTGCGCCTGCAGGTAATGAACCACAAAATCGGTCAAATGCGTGCGTTCATCGCTGCCAATCGCGATCTTCATGAATCACTCTCCTCAGTAGGCATGGCCTTGCGCCTGCCCGCGTGGGCGACCGCAAGGGTGCGCTATTTCTTCTCTTCATTAGTAAGGGCATGGCCTTGCGCCTGCCCGCGTGGGCAACCGCAAGGGTGCGCTACTTCTTCTCTTCATTAAGTAGGGGCATGGCCTTGCGCCTGCCCGCTATGCTTGCGCATCAGCGGAAAGATGAGCTGGTGCAGGTCGCGGATGCGCTGCGCGAACAGGTCTGGATTATCAGGGTCGTTGCGGTAATCTTGCCAGGCCACGATCAGTCCCTGTGCGCCATCGCTGATCACGCGCGCGTTGTCCTGTACTCCCGAAAGTGCGACCGCAGCCACGCCGTGCCCGGCCCACTGCGGCACACCCTGCTCACTGAGATGTTGAGCCATGATGTCATAGCCCGGTGGGTCACTGAACTTGTCCACCCAGGCCAGATAGGCGCCGCCGCGGCCATCAGGTACGGCCACGGCAAAATCCTGCTGCTCCGCCCACGGTGTCACGTTGACCGGCTGCGCGCCCCACAGGAATACGCCGGCGGCGTCCACGCGCTGCGCCAGCACATCAGTGCCCGGCACGCCGCTGGCATCCGACGCAGCGGCCACCAGGATCACACCACCGCTGCCATCCTGAATGAGATCGGTTGGCCCTTCCGCCAGATCCAGCGCGGCCACCACAGGCAAGTCGTTGGGCCAGGCGCGGTCGCCGCTGGTCGTCAGCCGCATCAGGTAGGCGTCCGCCAGGTACCCTGTGCTGCGGTAGTCATACCAGGCCACAAACACGCCGCCGTGGCCATCGGCGACAATCGGCCCGATGCCCTGCACGGCGGGATTGCTGCTCACCGGCACGCCGTCGGTCGCCCACAGGGCAACGCCGCTGGCCGAGAGGCGCTGGGCATACAAATTCTGATCCCCCGCATCGCGCAGATCGGCCCAGGCCACAATGAAACCGCCGCTGCCATCGGGCGTCGCCTCAGCATCGAATTGTTCGCCGAGGGCCAGCGTAATGGTGACCGGCGTTGTCCATATTGGGGAGCCGGCAGCGCTGATGCGTTGCGCAAAGAGATTTGTGTCGAAGCGATCGGGGTTGGCATGCTGTTCCCAGATCACAAACGCACCGCCGCTGCCATCGGGCACCAGTTGGGCCAGGAGATTGTCGGCCGCTCCCGTCGTCACGCTGATACCGTCAGCGGCCCACAGGGTTTTGCCCGTATCATCCAGCCGTTGTGCGAAGATCGCCAGGCCGCCAGGGCGCTCATCATCCCAGGCCACCAGCACGCCGCCGGCGCCATCGCTGATGGCTTGTGGCTCAAGCTGATTGTTGGGCGCGTCGCTGACGACGACGCCGTTGGCGGCCCAGAGCGGCGTCCCGACGGCGTTCAGGCGCTGTGCGTAGATGTCCACGCCATTGGCTGTTGAGCGGGCGTCGGTCCATACCGCGATCATGCCACCAGCGCCGTCGGGCGCCAGGTGCGGGAATCCCTGGTCACCGTCCGCGGTACAAAAACCGACCCCGTTAGCCAGCCATAGAATCTGCCCATCGGCGGTCGGCGGGCGTCCCTGACCATCACCATCCAGGGGCCACGCGAGCGTTGTTGGAACATGCGCGCCCAACAGCACCGCAAACAGCACCGCTCGCCAGACACGACCTCGAACGTTCATCTCCGGCCTCCGTTGATCCCCCTCGCCCCCTGCACCAGGTGCATGGCGGGCGCCTTCTTCAGTCCTCACTGTCCGCGGTCACGGCATCAACCGTGGGCGTCGCGGGCGGTGGCAGGCTCGACGCGCTGGCTTTTTCCGCGTACCAGGTCTCCGGCGGTTGCCAGTCGCGGTGACGCATGAACAGGAAAACCAGCGCAGCGGCCATCAAGAGCAGGGCGAAGATCTGTGCAGCAGGAATGGCGGCAATGGCCCAGGCGTCTGGTCGGAAAATCTCAACCCACAAGCGGCCAATCGAATAATAGAGGAGATAGATCGCGACAATGTCACCGTCACGCAGGCGCGACGCAAAACGCCGCGCCAGCCAGAACAGCAGCAGAAAGCCGAGCAGGTTCCACAGCGACTCGTATAAGAACGTCGGGTGAAACTTGATGTCCAGCGGATACTGGTTGAGGTCAATGTAGGGGCCAAAACGGTGCAAGCCGTCAATGGTGATGCCCCAGGGCAGGGTGGTAGGCGGGCCGTACAATTCCTGGTTGATATAGTTGCCCCAGCGACCGATGGCCTGTGCAAGCAAGACGCCCGGCGCCACGATGTCAGCCCATCGCCAAAAATTCAGCTTGGACACCCGTGCATAGAGCAGGATGGCCAGCAGGCCGCCGGCAATAGCGCCATAGATGCCCAGGCCCCGAAAGCCGCCCTTCCAGAAGGCGATGATCTCGATCGGATGGCTGCGGTAATAGTCCCAGCCAGTGAAGCCGCCGGCCGGCGAAGAGAAAACATGATAGAGACGCGCCCCAATGATGCCAAGCAACAAACACCAGGTCAGCAGATTCCAGACATGCTCCGGGTCTTGGCCACGGCGGCGGGCCTCAGCGGTCGCGAAAACGGCCGCCAGGACCGCGCCGATCACGATCAGCAACCCATACCAGTAGATGGTCAACGGCCCGATGCGGAACGCAGTGGGATCCATGCTCACATTCCTCCACACGTTAAGAGTAGACTATGCGTGGGAGAGTATAGCACAAACAGACGTATTCGAGAAGCACAATCGCAACTCTGCGCGGCCTGTTTCACACAAGAGCTGCCAGGCGCGGCCTGGCAGCTCTGTGGACGAGGGTTTCGATTGACAGGACAAGGGGCCGCTGGCGCTAGGCCTCCGGCTCCTCTGGAATAATGAGCCAGCAGACCATATAGGCGAGGAAGCCGCCGCCGACGGTCAGGCCGAGCAGCAAGAATCCCAGCCGCACGATAGATGAGTCAACGCCGAGATACTGCGCCAAACCGCCACATACACCCGCAATCATGCGCTCCTTGCGTGAGCGAAACAAACGTTTGCCTTCCATAAAATTAATCTTGCTCCTTTCAAGCACACTCAGATTGTTTGGCTTCGGGAGAGTTCTTACTTGTTTCCAGTCCTGAACACAATACGCACCGTTGGGGCCGAAGTTGCCGCGTGAAGGAGCGAGTTGGCATCTTCGTCTGCGCGATGTTATAATCAAGGCCTGAAGGAGAATCAGCAGCGGCATGATTGATTACGACCGTATTGCTCATTTGTACGATACCGAATTCGCCACCTTCGCCGATGACATGCCGCTCTTGCGGTACTATGCCGACCAGGCAGGCGGTCCGCTGCTCGAATTAGGCTGCGGTAATGGTCGCGTCACCGTGCCGCTCGCCCAGGCCGGCTTTCGTCTGACCGGGGTGGACAGCTCTGCGGGCATGCTCAACCTCGCGCGCAAGCGCCTGGCCGCGGCCAGACTGAGCGAGCGGGTCAACCTGGTACAGGCCGACATGCGCCGCGTCCATCTCGATGAGCGCTTTGGCATGGGCTTCATCCAGGTCAACAGCTTCATGCACCTGGAGACGAGCGAGGATCAGCGCCAGGCACTGCTCTGCTGGCATCCATTTCTGCGCCCCGGCAGTCCGCTCATCCTTGACCTCTTCAACCCGGACATCGCTACCTTGCTGGAAGCCGACGGCCGCTTGATGGTGGACAACCAGTGGCGTGATCCTCAATCGGGCGCGATGGTCATCAAGCAACTCGTGCGCAAAATTGACCTGGCGAATCAAATTCAGGAAACAATTATTGTCTACGATGAAGTGTTTCCAGACGGACAAACGCGACGCATGCTCGTGCCATTCAACCTGCGTTTCCTCTGGCGCTCCGAGGCCGAGCTTCTGCTGGAGATCTGTGGCTACGAACTGGAAATGGTCTATGGTTCCTATGATCTGGATCCGTACACATCAGTCAGCCCGCGTATGATTCTCATTGCGCGGCGCACCTAGCGAATGAAAGGAACGAGAATATGACAATAAAAGCCTGGCGTCTGGCGCTCTCCGGTTTGCTGACGCTGCTCATGATCGTCCTCACGGCGTGCGGCGGCGAAAAAACGCCAACCCCTACCGGCAATCCAGCGGCGGTGGCCTCGGCCACCACGTCGGTATCCATCCCCAGCGTCAACAGTGGCGCGCCCGCAGGCGGAACGAACCAACCGGCGCCGCAGCCTGGCACCTCGCCCACCGGCAATGAGTCAACGGTGGGAGGCATCCAAGCTTTCCCGGCCGGCGAGGTCAAGCCGGTGGAGATTATCACGGCTGACAATGTCACCCTGACCGGCACCTTCTACGTGGCGCCCAAAGCGGGCAGCCCCGCGGTGGCTATGCTGCACATGGCCGGCGGTCAACGCGGCGATTGGGACACCCTGGCACGCCAATTACAGGCGGCCGGCTTCAGCGTGTTGACGCTTGACCTGCGCGGCCACGGCGGCAGTCAAGGTCAGCGCGAGTGGGACAAGATGGGAGAGGATGCCGCGGCCGCCCATGCCTGGCTGGCCGGCCGCCCCGAGGTCAACGCGACGCGCATCGGCTTGATCGGCGCCAGCATCGGCGCCAATCTCAGCCTGAACTTCGCCGCCACGCAGCCTGCGGTCAAGACCCTGGTCCTGCTCTCACCCGGCCTGGATTTCGAAGGAATCAAGACAGAAGGCGCCATGCAGGCCTACGGGCCGCGCCCTGTGCTCCTCGTCGCCAGCACCGAAGACAAAGAAAGCGCCGACGCCGTCACTGCACTGGACAAACTGGCCCTGGGCAAACACACGCTCAAGATGGTCGAAGGTCAGGGTCATGGAGCGCGGATGTTGGGACGCCAGAACGGAATCGAGGAGACGATTGTGAACTGGCTGCAGGAAACGCTGAAATAAGGGCTGAATGCTCAGAGCAAAATCAGATAGAGACAAGCGTGACCTGCGGGACGGCGCCCCGCAGGTCACGTGTGCATCGGCGGCGTGTCGCCATCCGCGCCCAACACGCTGCCGACGAAACCACGCTGACCGCGCACGAAGGTGAGGGCATCGAGGCTGCGCTTGCCCTCCAATTGCAGTTCGAGCAGGCGCAGGCGCCCCTCTCCACAAACGACACTCACTCCCTGGGCGTCAGCCAGCACCAAGCCTGGTTCGGCTGCGTCACCAGGAATGGCCTGCGCCAGGTTGATCTTGAGCGAGCGCCCGTGCCAGGTTGTAAATGTGCCCGGCCACGGCTGAAAAGCCTGCAACTGGCGGGCAATCTGCACGGCCGGTACCCGCCAGTCAATGCGTCCTTGTGACTTGGCGATGGGCCTGGTCATGGTGGCCCGGCTGTGATCCTGCGGCTGAGGCGTGATGTCTCCGGCCAGCCAGCGCGGCAGCGTGCTGACGAGAAGCTCAGCGCCCTGCTGCGCCAGGCGCCCCATCAACTCCCCGCGCGTCTCCCCCGGCGTGATGGACAATAATGCCTGGGCAAGCAGCGGTCCCGTGTCCATGCCGGCATCCATCAACATGATCGTGCTGCCGGTCACCGAGTCACCGGCCAGGAGCGCTCCCGCCACCGGTGCGGCCCCGCGGTGGCGCGGCAAGAGCGAGGCATGCACATTCAAGCAACCATGCTGCGGCAGATCAAGCACCGTCTGGGGTAAGATGAGACCATACGCCGCCACCACGATCACGTCAGGCTGCAGCGCGGCCAGGTCGGCCAATGGCTCAGGCTGGCGCAGCGTGCGCGGCTGCTGCACAGGCAGGTCATGCGTCAGCGCAAACGCCTTCACCGGCGAGACCGCAACCTCTTGTCCCCTTCCCACCGGTTTATCGGCGCGTGTCAGCACGCCAACCACCTCCCACGCACGGTTCGGCGCCCGCAGCGCCTGCAGCATCGTCGAAGCGAACTCCGGCGTCCCCATGAAGACCAGTCGTTTCATCTACACCCTCCGCCCCCAACGAACCAGAACCTGGTAGAAAGATCTCTGCCACGAATTTCACGAATTGACACGAATTGGCGTCTGCTGCTTCGCGCCAGATTGTAGCACATCAGGGGTCGGAGGAAGAATCGAGACCGGAGATCGGAGATCGGAGACCGGAGACCGGAGATTGCAGACCGGAGATTGCAGACCAAATACCAACCATTGCCCGCCTTCCACACACCTGATCTCTAATCTCTAATCTCTGATCTCTAATCTCTGTTGTCAGCGATGCGTCGGTCGCCGGTCATGCTCTATCTCGTCGGGCACGCGATAATCAGGCTCGTCAAACACGGGCGTGGCGCCGTAGGGACCCCTCTGGCGGTCCGTCACGCCCGTGTTCTTTTTTAACCTGAGCGTGACAGACGTGGGTCGCAGCGGTTGGAGTTGCAGGGTGAGACCGTGAAACCAACCGCCACCCTCTGCGTATAATAGGCTGAACACCGGCCGCATCGAAGCCGGTCAGGCAGTACCGAACATCACGACATTCCGGGCAGGAGTTCCCGGACCGAACCGAGGAGGTTTTATCATGAGTGATATGAACGAGAACACAAACCCAATGAGCGTCGCCGAACCGCTGCAGCCAGCGGAGTCGGCCGCCACGTGGTTGGACGCTGTCAACCAGGCGGCAGAAACCGCGGCCGCCGATGTGACAGCCGCCAGCTCCGACCTGTATGCCGCCGCCCAACAGGCGCAAGCGCCAGCCGCCGCGCCGAACAACGTCTTTACGCTACCCACGATCGAAGAGCCGGCTCGACCACAATCCGCGCGCGCCGCAGCCGCCCCCACGGCCAGCTACGATGTGACGTCGGATGACAAGTTGATGGCCGCGTTGTCCTGGCTGGGCATGGTGCTCCTGCAGATTCCGTTGGTGAGCATTGTGCTCCTGCTGGCCGAAGGTAACAAGGATCGGCCATTTCAGCGTCACCATGCCTTACAGTCCATCGGTCTCTTCGTGGCGGCCATTGCGTATGAGTTCGTGGCGGCCATCCTGTTCACCGTCGGGTCGGTGGTCACCCTGGGCTGTGGGGCCTTGTTCCTGTGGGTACTCTTCTTCGTACCGCACATCATGGCCGTCTACTATGCCTGGCAGGCGTACCAGGGTAAGGAAATCAACATCCCTGTCGTCAGCCAGGTGATGCGCCAACAGGGGTGGCTCCGCTAAGGTCACAGGCTGTCACCTACGTGAGCGGGCGACAGCAGCGCACAGAGCACTCAAGGCCGGGTTCCATGCACAATAGCACTGGAGCCCGGCCTCTTTTTTGTCTCTCCGGTTTTGACGCCCCTTGCGCCTGCGTGTTAAGATAGGAACCGCAATCTGCGTTTGACTCAGGAGGATGGATGGCTCAACCACGCTACGAACGGCCGCTGCCCAATGCCGGGCGGCCGCTGCCCATGACCGAATTAGCCTGGCGCAAGGAGGTGGTCTTCATTTGCCGCCTGCTGTGGGACAAAGGCTACGCCATTGCCAGCGATGGCAACGTCTCGGTCAAACTGGCCGCCGGGCGCTACCTGGTCACGCCCAGCGGCTTCAGCAAGGGCTTCATCGAACCAGATCAGTTGCTCATCGTCAACGATCAACTGGAGGTGGTTGGGCCGCAACATGGCGCGGCGCGGGGACTGCGGCCTAGCTCAGAGATGCTCTTGCACCTGGAGGCCTACCGCCAACGGCCGGACATTGGCGCGGTGGTTCATGCCCACCCGCCCGTGGCCATTGCCCTGAGTATTGCCGGCATCTCGCTGGCGCGCTGCCTGTTGCCAGAGGTCGTCATGACCCTGGGTCTGATTCCCACCACCGACTACGCCACGCCCGCCTCGACCGAAGGCGCCGTCATCATTCGCGACCTGATCCAACGCTATGATGCCCTGATCTTGCAGCGTCATGGGTCGGTGACGGTCGCCAGGACGCCGTTCGAAGCCTATCTCAAACTGGAGAAACTGGAGTCTGCGGCCAACATCACACGCATGTTGGTGCAGCTCGGCCAAGCAAGCCCCTTCCCGCCTGAGGAAGTGGGCAAATTGGTGCAATGGCGCCACGACAAAGGCGTCATGAAACCCGGCCAGGCGGAAGACTTCTGCGAGACCTGCGGCGTTTGTTTGCGCGACGGCCAATGCCGGCTCGCCGCGCGCTGAAGCAGAGCGATTGAAATCGCGCCCTTGCGCCCCGAATTCATTCGGCGGCAAGGCGCCAGAACGGCCCCAACAATTTGACGGGCACCTGCTTCTCTGGTAGAATCGTTCACGTCCTGGAAATAAACATGGTATGCCCCCATCGTCTAGAGGCCCAGGACATCACCCTTTCAAGGTGGAGACAGGGGTTCGAATCCCCTTGGGGGTACCAAGTAGCAGGCGAATCCTCACCACACGGTGAGGATTCTGCTTTTCCAGCGATCTCGGTGAGAACTATGTCCGCAATTCCAAAATTCATCCTACGCAAACTCTACGTCCCCCACAGCCTGCACAATCGCCATGATGGCTTTGAATTCAGCCTGAAAAATAACATTGGCTCGGCAACCGTGGTGGCGATCGCACAGCTCACGGCTGACGGTGAGACCTATGACGCTGGCGTCATCTTTGTCAGCGCGCGTGGCGGCAATGAGCGATCAGCCGCCTCGATCGAGGCACAGGCGCCCGTTGTCCTGGGCGGTGGTACCGAAGTGCGCGTGCGCGTGGAAGGCAAGCCGCTCACACTGGCAGCCAAACACCGCCTGCAGCTCAGCATATCGACGCGCGAAGTGGGCGATGTGGACCTTCCGATCGAAGACACGGCCGTTGCTGCAAACGATACAACGGCGCCGGCGGCAGCCCTTGCGCTCGAGACACCAAACTGGCGCCCGACGCGGGTCGAGGTCAGTGAGGCGACGGAGGCTGCGGCCGATCAGCGTCCGCTGAAGGTTGCCATCATTGGCGCCGGCAGCACCGTCTTTGCCCGCCAACTGATGACCGACATCCTGGCAGTGCCTCGGCTGCACGAAGGTATATTTGCCCTGGTGGACATTGATGCCGAACGCCTGGCATTGGCGCACCAGGTCGGCGAATACCTGGTCGGCCTCAGCGGTAAGCCCTGGCGGGTCATCGCCAGCACCGAGCGCGCCCAGGTCTTGCGCGACTGCGACTATGCGATCAACACCATCGAAGTGGCCGGACTCGCCAATGTGCGCCATGATTTTGACATTCCGCTCAAATATGGGGTCAATCAGTGCATCGGCGACACCATCGGCCCCGGCGGCATCTTCAAGGCCTTGCGTACCGGGCCGGCGTGGCTGGACATTGTGCGCGACGTCGAACGCCTCAGCCCACATGCGACCATTCTCAACTACACGAACCCCATGTCAATCCTCACCCTGGCCGCGTTGCAGACCACGGTTCTGCCGGTGGTGGGGCTGTGTCACTCCGTGCAGGGCACATCTCACCAATTAGCCCAATATCTTGACCTGCCGTATGCCGAGCTGCGCTGGCGTTGCGCGGGCATCAACCACAACGCCTGGTTTACACTGCTGGAGCACAACGGCGAAGACCAATATCCCCGCCTGTTAGCGCGCGCGCGCGATCCTGAGATCTACGAGAGCGATCCTGTGCGCTTCGAGATGGCGCGCTACTTTGGCGCCTTTGTCACGGAGTCAAGCGGCCATTTTTCGGAGTACATTCCATACTTCCGCAAACGGCCTGATTTGGTCGAGCGCTACACGCGGCCCGGCTACCGGGGCGAGACCGGATTCTATGCCAACAATTGGCCGCGCTGGCGTCAGGCCAACGATGAAACCGTCCGCGCGCTGCTGGCCGGGCAGGGCGAGATCAGCCTGGCGCGCAGCGAAGAGTACGCGGCCGACATCATCGAAGCACAGGAGTCGGGCAAGGCCGCGGTCATCTACGGCAACGTGCGCAATCACGGCCTGATTGACAACCTGCCCGACGGCTGCGTC
Above is a window of Candidatus Amarolinea dominans DNA encoding:
- a CDS encoding RpiB/LacA/LacB family sugar-phosphate isomerase; amino-acid sequence: MKIAIGSDERTHLTDFVVHYLQAQEHEVLLFGPLAEDDPDGDWPLVSSHVAAAVASGQADQGVLFCWTGTGASIAANKVPGVRAALVHDAETARGARIWNHANVLTLSLRSTPVGVAKEILDAWFSTPIVEGEAVSEWNLTQIARVTAIENRYRGA
- a CDS encoding biotin/lipoyl-binding protein, which gives rise to MHKIGVTIGGRTYEIQVEAAVQSNTDLRVIVDGKTIPVSVQSLRDPESLDWILVGNRPYEIVLDRDLQWLEVYGRRYGDLTVSDLEAAVARPTSRDGRIKAPIPGIITRLLVAVGDEVEAGQSVVVLEAMKMENEIKAPRSGIVRRINVSSGQGVTLNEVLAEIE
- a CDS encoding class I SAM-dependent methyltransferase, whose amino-acid sequence is MIDYDRIAHLYDTEFATFADDMPLLRYYADQAGGPLLELGCGNGRVTVPLAQAGFRLTGVDSSAGMLNLARKRLAAARLSERVNLVQADMRRVHLDERFGMGFIQVNSFMHLETSEDQRQALLCWHPFLRPGSPLILDLFNPDIATLLEADGRLMVDNQWRDPQSGAMVIKQLVRKIDLANQIQETIIVYDEVFPDGQTRRMLVPFNLRFLWRSEAELLLEICGYELEMVYGSYDLDPYTSVSPRMILIARRT
- the melA gene encoding alpha-galactosidase, coding for MSAIPKFILRKLYVPHSLHNRHDGFEFSLKNNIGSATVVAIAQLTADGETYDAGVIFVSARGGNERSAASIEAQAPVVLGGGTEVRVRVEGKPLTLAAKHRLQLSISTREVGDVDLPIEDTAVAANDTTAPAAALALETPNWRPTRVEVSEATEAAADQRPLKVAIIGAGSTVFARQLMTDILAVPRLHEGIFALVDIDAERLALAHQVGEYLVGLSGKPWRVIASTERAQVLRDCDYAINTIEVAGLANVRHDFDIPLKYGVNQCIGDTIGPGGIFKALRTGPAWLDIVRDVERLSPHATILNYTNPMSILTLAALQTTVLPVVGLCHSVQGTSHQLAQYLDLPYAELRWRCAGINHNAWFTLLEHNGEDQYPRLLARARDPEIYESDPVRFEMARYFGAFVTESSGHFSEYIPYFRKRPDLVERYTRPGYRGETGFYANNWPRWRQANDETVRALLAGQGEISLARSEEYAADIIEAQESGKAAVIYGNVRNHGLIDNLPDGCVEVPVLVDRNGLTPTHFGPLPPQLAALNRAHMAVHELVVQALLGRDAQAARYALLLDPLTAAVCSPAEIDALFTEMWAAQRPYLTYWD
- a CDS encoding alpha/beta fold hydrolase produces the protein MTIKAWRLALSGLLTLLMIVLTACGGEKTPTPTGNPAAVASATTSVSIPSVNSGAPAGGTNQPAPQPGTSPTGNESTVGGIQAFPAGEVKPVEIITADNVTLTGTFYVAPKAGSPAVAMLHMAGGQRGDWDTLARQLQAAGFSVLTLDLRGHGGSQGQREWDKMGEDAAAAHAWLAGRPEVNATRIGLIGASIGANLSLNFAATQPAVKTLVLLSPGLDFEGIKTEGAMQAYGPRPVLLVASTEDKESADAVTALDKLALGKHTLKMVEGQGHGARMLGRQNGIEETIVNWLQETLK
- a CDS encoding class II aldolase/adducin family protein, whose product is MAQPRYERPLPNAGRPLPMTELAWRKEVVFICRLLWDKGYAIASDGNVSVKLAAGRYLVTPSGFSKGFIEPDQLLIVNDQLEVVGPQHGAARGLRPSSEMLLHLEAYRQRPDIGAVVHAHPPVAIALSIAGISLARCLLPEVVMTLGLIPTTDYATPASTEGAVIIRDLIQRYDALILQRHGSVTVARTPFEAYLKLEKLESAANITRMLVQLGQASPFPPEEVGKLVQWRHDKGVMKPGQAEDFCETCGVCLRDGQCRLAAR
- a CDS encoding prolipoprotein diacylglyceryl transferase, with protein sequence MDPTAFRIGPLTIYWYGLLIVIGAVLAAVFATAEARRRGQDPEHVWNLLTWCLLLGIIGARLYHVFSSPAGGFTGWDYYRSHPIEIIAFWKGGFRGLGIYGAIAGGLLAILLYARVSKLNFWRWADIVAPGVLLAQAIGRWGNYINQELYGPPTTLPWGITIDGLHRFGPYIDLNQYPLDIKFHPTFLYESLWNLLGFLLLFWLARRFASRLRDGDIVAIYLLYYSIGRLWVEIFRPDAWAIAAIPAAQIFALLLMAAALVFLFMRHRDWQPPETWYAEKASASSLPPPATPTVDAVTADSED
- a CDS encoding PspC domain-containing protein, giving the protein MEGKRLFRSRKERMIAGVCGGLAQYLGVDSSIVRLGFLLLGLTVGGGFLAYMVCWLIIPEEPEA
- a CDS encoding methionyl-tRNA formyltransferase; the protein is MKRLVFMGTPEFASTMLQALRAPNRAWEVVGVLTRADKPVGRGQEVAVSPVKAFALTHDLPVQQPRTLRQPEPLADLAALQPDVIVVAAYGLILPQTVLDLPQHGCLNVHASLLPRHRGAAPVAGALLAGDSVTGSTIMLMDAGMDTGPLLAQALLSITPGETRGELMGRLAQQGAELLVSTLPRWLAGDITPQPQDHSRATMTRPIAKSQGRIDWRVPAVQIARQLQAFQPWPGTFTTWHGRSLKINLAQAIPGDAAEPGLVLADAQGVSVVCGEGRLRLLELQLEGKRSLDALTFVRGQRGFVGSVLGADGDTPPMHT